A part of Podarcis muralis chromosome 15, rPodMur119.hap1.1, whole genome shotgun sequence genomic DNA contains:
- the HSPB2 gene encoding heat shock protein beta-2 translates to MAERTVPHAYPMSAEYEFANPSKIYDQNFGEGVSPGEILSPTLYHGYYIRPRINKQLDRGISEVNLNDHKFQVFLDVCQFTPDEIAVRTVDNLLEVTAQHPQKADRHGFISREFTRTYILPLDVDPLLVKATVTHDGILSIEAPRTGKEVKAKINEVKITRQEQPAVEGKGCEEKPQP, encoded by the exons ATGGCAGAGCGCACTGTCCCTCACGCCTACCCCATGAGCGCGGAGTACGAGTTTGCCAACCCCAGCAAGATTTACGACCAGAACTTTGGAGAAG GTGTTTCCCCAGGGGAAATCCTGTCCCCCACATTGTACCATGGCTACTACATTAGACCTCGGATTAATAAGCAGCTGGACCGAGGGATCTCAGAGGTCAACCTCAACGACCACAAATTCCAAGTGTTCCTTGACGTTTGTCAGTTCACGCCAGATGAGATTGCTGTCCGCACAGTGGACAATCTCCTGGAGGTGACAGCTCAGCACCCACAGAAGGCAGATCGGCATGGTTTCATATCCCGGGAGTTCACCAGGACCTATATCCTCCCTCTTGATGTTGACCCTCTGTTGGTCAAAGCCACCGTGACCCATGATGGCATCCTGAGTATAGAAGCTCCGCGGACAGGAAAGGAGGTGAAGGCCAAAATCAATGAGGTGAAAATAACACGCCAAGAACAGCCAGCAGTGGAAGGAAAGGGCTGTGAGGAGAAGCCACAGCCCTAA
- the CFAP68 gene encoding cilia- and flagella-associated protein 68, producing MSLSCFFNPHHGCLLRANGHGEVWTDWNSSAKFFQYGWRCTTNEDSYTNKTLLGNWNEERYDIRKILQPKPLPSQFAHYFESTYTSDYSKEKPHSTRRVMRDVHWFPGHQPELEPPPIKPTARSCYMIDYEPPQKKGACCLVDTKPKEEQGTPLKQ from the exons ATGTCCCTATCTTGCTTCTTTAACCCCCATCATGGCTGTTTATTACGTGCCAATGGTCATGGAGAAGTGTGGACAGATTGGAACAGCTCTGCCAAATTCTTCCAGTATGGCTGGAGGTGCACCACCAACGAAGACTCCTACACCAACAAAACCCTCTTGGGGAACTGGAACGAAGAGCGCTATGACATTCGGAAAATACTGCAGCCCAAGCCTCTCCCTTCCCAG tttgCTCACTATTTTGAGTCCACCTACACATCGGACTACTCCAAGGAAAAGCCCCACAGTACAAGAA GAGTTATGCGAGATGTTCACTGGTTCCCTGGACACCAGCCAGAGCTGGAGCCTCCTCCAATCAAGCCAACTGCCCGGTCATGCTACATGATAGATTATGAGCCTCCACAGAAGAAGGGAGCCTGCTGCTTGGTTGACACGAAGCCCAAAGAAGAGCAAGGGACTCCGCTGAAGCAGTAG
- the CRYAB gene encoding alpha-crystallin B chain isoform X1 — translation MDITVHHPFFRRPLLSSLLPSRIFNQTFGEHLVESELLPSSSAFSSFFLRPSILRNPSWLESRLSEQMRLDKDKFSVNLDVKHFSPEELKVKVLGDVIEVHGKHEERQDEHGFIAREFNRKYRIPADVDPLSITSSLSSDGVLTVNGPRKAMEVPERTIPIAREEKSAVPAAQRK, via the exons ATGGATATCACCGTTCACCACCCCTTCTTCCGCAGACCCCTGCTATCAAGCTTGTTGCCCAGCCGCATCTTCAACCAGACTTTTGGGGAGCACCTTGTGGAATCTGAACTGCTCCCCAGCTCCTCAGCTTTCAGCTCTTTCTTTTTGAGACCCTCCATCCTAAGGAACCCCAGCTGGCTTGAGAGCAGACTCTCAGag CAGATGCGACTGGATAAGGACAAGTTCTCTGTAAACCTCGATGTGAAGCATTTCTCACCTGAGGAGCTAAAAGTCAAGGTTTTGGGAGACGTGATTGAAGTTCACGGAAAACATGAGGAGCGCCAG GATGAACACGGCTTCATTGCCAGGGAGTTCAACAGGAAGTACAGGATCCCAGCTGATGTGGATCCCCTCTCCATCACCTCCTCCCTCTCTTCGGATGGTGTCCTGACAGTGAATGGACCAAGAAAAGCCATGGAAGTCCCAGAGCGCACCATCCCCATTGCCAGGGAGGAGAAATCTGCCGTACCAGCAGCGCAAAGGAAGTAG
- the CRYAB gene encoding alpha-crystallin B chain isoform X2 yields the protein MDITVHHPFFRRPLLSSLLPSRIFNQTFGEHLVESELLPSSSAFSSFFLRPSILRNPSWLESRLSEMRLDKDKFSVNLDVKHFSPEELKVKVLGDVIEVHGKHEERQDEHGFIAREFNRKYRIPADVDPLSITSSLSSDGVLTVNGPRKAMEVPERTIPIAREEKSAVPAAQRK from the exons ATGGATATCACCGTTCACCACCCCTTCTTCCGCAGACCCCTGCTATCAAGCTTGTTGCCCAGCCGCATCTTCAACCAGACTTTTGGGGAGCACCTTGTGGAATCTGAACTGCTCCCCAGCTCCTCAGCTTTCAGCTCTTTCTTTTTGAGACCCTCCATCCTAAGGAACCCCAGCTGGCTTGAGAGCAGACTCTCAGag ATGCGACTGGATAAGGACAAGTTCTCTGTAAACCTCGATGTGAAGCATTTCTCACCTGAGGAGCTAAAAGTCAAGGTTTTGGGAGACGTGATTGAAGTTCACGGAAAACATGAGGAGCGCCAG GATGAACACGGCTTCATTGCCAGGGAGTTCAACAGGAAGTACAGGATCCCAGCTGATGTGGATCCCCTCTCCATCACCTCCTCCCTCTCTTCGGATGGTGTCCTGACAGTGAATGGACCAAGAAAAGCCATGGAAGTCCCAGAGCGCACCATCCCCATTGCCAGGGAGGAGAAATCTGCCGTACCAGCAGCGCAAAGGAAGTAG